Proteins encoded in a region of the Shewanella polaris genome:
- a CDS encoding SDR family oxidoreductase → MNNGNLFDLTGKVALVTGASRGIGKSVAKVLAQYGAHVIVSSRKIEACQTVVDEIINAGGSAQAIACHIGELDQIDAIFAAITEQHGKLDILVNNAAANPYFGHIIDTDLTAFQKTVDVNIRGYFFMSTKGAQLMKDSGGGSIVNVASVNGVIPGDFQGIYSITKAAVISMTKAFAKECAQFNIRVNALLPGGTDTKFASALVDNPAILKQMMYHVPMKRVAQPDEMAGTVLYLVSNASSYTTGTAINVDGGYLIG, encoded by the coding sequence ATGAACAATGGTAATTTATTTGATTTAACAGGGAAGGTTGCATTAGTCACTGGTGCTAGCCGTGGTATTGGCAAAAGTGTTGCTAAAGTATTAGCTCAGTATGGCGCACATGTCATTGTATCAAGTCGTAAAATTGAAGCTTGTCAAACAGTGGTTGATGAAATAATTAACGCTGGCGGCAGTGCACAAGCCATTGCCTGTCATATTGGCGAATTGGACCAAATTGATGCCATTTTTGCCGCAATAACCGAACAACATGGAAAGCTTGATATTTTAGTTAATAATGCTGCCGCTAATCCCTATTTCGGCCATATTATTGATACCGATTTAACGGCTTTTCAAAAAACAGTCGATGTGAATATTCGTGGGTATTTCTTCATGTCTACCAAGGGTGCACAACTAATGAAAGACAGTGGCGGCGGCTCTATTGTCAACGTTGCTTCTGTTAATGGCGTTATTCCGGGTGATTTCCAAGGTATTTATTCCATCACTAAAGCGGCTGTTATTTCTATGACGAAAGCATTTGCTAAAGAATGTGCCCAATTCAATATTCGTGTTAATGCTTTGCTACCAGGTGGAACCGATACCAAATTTGCCTCTGCGCTAGTCGATAATCCAGCCATTCTTAAACAAATGATGTACCACGTTCCAATGAAACGCGTTGCTCAGCCAGACGAAATGGCCGGAACGGTATTGTATTTAGTGTCTAATGCATCCAGCTATACCACGGGTACAGCGATTAATGTCGATGGTGGTTATTTGATTGGTTAA
- a CDS encoding NADH:flavin oxidoreductase, translating to MNSDKNTSIDKLFEPFITKSLSLKNRTVMAPMTRAFSPNYVPNKDVADYYRRRAEGDVGLIITEGTFISHKAANGYENVPAIYGEAALAGWKHVVDEVHAAGGKIAPQLWHVGSVRKPGIGPNKETPAYSPSGLYKPGAKNGVAMTQDDINDVVASFAQAALDAKNIGFDAIEVHGAHGYLVDQFFWEGTNQRDDQYGGSLENRTRFGVEIVNAIRAAVGDDFTIIFRFSQWKQQDYNAKLCQTPEELETFLSLLSQAGVDIFHASTRRFWVAEFEGSDLGLAGWTKKLTNKPVITVGNVGLDADFIGEGNADLSGTSNPTGIDELLVRLNNNEFDLVAIGRALLVDPQWVNKIKHQAIADIKPFNKKSLMSLS from the coding sequence ATGAATAGCGACAAAAATACCAGTATCGATAAGTTATTTGAACCTTTTATCACCAAATCGTTATCTTTGAAAAATAGAACCGTCATGGCGCCGATGACGCGCGCGTTTTCACCTAATTATGTCCCGAATAAGGACGTTGCTGATTATTACCGAAGACGAGCCGAAGGTGATGTTGGCCTCATTATCACCGAAGGGACATTTATTTCTCATAAAGCGGCCAATGGATATGAAAATGTACCAGCCATTTATGGTGAAGCAGCATTAGCTGGTTGGAAGCATGTCGTTGATGAAGTGCATGCCGCAGGTGGTAAAATCGCCCCCCAGCTTTGGCATGTAGGTTCAGTGAGAAAGCCAGGTATTGGCCCAAATAAAGAAACACCGGCTTATAGTCCATCAGGTTTGTACAAACCTGGCGCTAAAAATGGCGTTGCAATGACTCAAGATGATATCAATGACGTAGTTGCCTCTTTTGCTCAAGCTGCATTAGATGCCAAGAATATTGGTTTTGATGCCATTGAAGTACACGGCGCACACGGTTATTTAGTTGATCAGTTTTTTTGGGAAGGCACTAACCAACGTGACGACCAATACGGTGGTTCACTAGAAAATCGTACTCGTTTTGGCGTTGAAATTGTTAACGCTATTCGCGCTGCCGTTGGGGATGACTTTACGATTATCTTCCGCTTTTCGCAGTGGAAACAGCAAGACTACAATGCAAAACTTTGCCAAACACCTGAAGAACTAGAGACTTTCTTAAGCTTATTAAGTCAAGCCGGTGTTGATATTTTCCACGCCAGTACACGGCGTTTTTGGGTGGCAGAATTTGAAGGCTCAGACCTTGGTCTTGCTGGTTGGACTAAAAAATTGACAAACAAACCGGTAATAACAGTCGGTAACGTGGGTTTAGATGCTGACTTTATTGGCGAAGGTAATGCTGATTTATCTGGCACGTCTAATCCAACCGGCATTGATGAGCTATTAGTGCGATTAAACAATAACGAATTTGATTTGGTCGCTATTGGTCGTGCGTTATTGGTTGATCCACAGTGGGTTAATAAAATTAAGCACCAAGCTATCGCGGATATTAAACCGTTTAACAAAAAATCATTAATGTCACTTAGTTAA
- a CDS encoding acyl-CoA dehydrogenase family protein, giving the protein MNFEYSEKVQALIKRVTDFMDLHVFPVEEEMHRQVELDPWSTPPLMEELKAKAKAEGLWNLFLPVAYGKYSAGLTNLEYAPLAEIMGKVMWASEVFNCAAPDTGNMEVLAKYGNEAQKKQWLEPLLEGKIRSAFAMTEPEVASSDATNIELSIERDGDEYVINGRKFYISGACRKQCEIMIVMGKTDPSNSNRYIQQSQVLVPMNTPGVTMVRPMKVFGYNDAPEGHAEVTFTDVRVPVENIISGEGKGFEIAQGRLGPGRIHHCMRSVGIAQRALDLMCKRVSERIVFGRPMIKQQSVREDIAKSACQIEQARLMTLKAAQKMDTDGNKAAKDLIAMIKIVAPNMSLDVIDRAIQCHGAVGVSQDTFLAHAWAGQRTLRLADGPDQVHMMQLGRDLVKKIVTQN; this is encoded by the coding sequence ATGAATTTTGAATACAGTGAAAAAGTTCAAGCATTAATCAAACGTGTCACCGATTTTATGGATTTACATGTGTTTCCGGTTGAAGAAGAAATGCATCGACAAGTTGAGCTTGATCCTTGGTCAACGCCTCCATTAATGGAAGAATTGAAAGCCAAAGCGAAGGCAGAAGGTTTGTGGAATTTATTCCTTCCTGTTGCGTACGGAAAATACAGTGCTGGATTGACCAATTTAGAATATGCGCCATTGGCTGAAATTATGGGCAAAGTGATGTGGGCGTCAGAAGTGTTTAACTGTGCGGCACCGGATACTGGCAACATGGAAGTATTGGCTAAATACGGTAATGAAGCACAGAAAAAACAATGGTTAGAACCATTGCTTGAAGGCAAAATTCGCTCAGCATTTGCAATGACAGAACCTGAAGTGGCCTCAAGCGATGCCACTAATATTGAACTAAGCATTGAGCGAGATGGTGATGAGTATGTCATAAACGGCCGCAAATTTTACATTAGTGGCGCGTGCCGTAAGCAATGCGAAATTATGATCGTGATGGGAAAAACAGACCCAAGCAACAGCAACCGCTATATTCAGCAATCACAAGTACTTGTGCCAATGAACACTCCAGGTGTCACCATGGTTAGACCTATGAAAGTGTTCGGTTATAACGATGCTCCCGAAGGTCACGCTGAAGTGACATTTACTGATGTCCGAGTACCCGTTGAAAATATTATTTCCGGTGAAGGTAAGGGCTTTGAAATTGCTCAGGGTCGTCTTGGTCCAGGACGTATTCATCACTGCATGCGCTCTGTAGGTATTGCTCAACGCGCACTAGATTTAATGTGCAAACGAGTGAGTGAGCGAATCGTATTTGGTCGACCAATGATTAAACAACAATCTGTTCGTGAAGACATTGCCAAGTCGGCATGTCAGATTGAACAAGCACGTTTAATGACCTTAAAAGCCGCACAGAAGATGGATACTGATGGTAACAAGGCGGCTAAAGACTTAATCGCAATGATTAAAATTGTTGCGCCCAATATGTCGCTTGATGTGATAGACCGTGCCATTCAGTGCCATGGTGCTGTAGGGGTGAGTCAAGATACCTTTTTAGCGCATGCATGGGCGGGTCAACGGACATTGCGCTTAGCCGATGGTCCAGATCAAGTACACATGATGCAACTCGGACGTGATTTAGTGAAAAAAATAGTTACGCAGAACTAG
- a CDS encoding phosphotransferase family protein translates to MPKVFSIDNVQLNDYLEQHVQGFKGPITLDKFTGGQSNPTYKVTATSGVYVLRRQPPGKLLKSAHAVDREYRVLNALKDTDVPVANVYHLCEDTSVMGSMFYLMEYCDGTVYWSASLAEIDTNEQRSTMYDAMNKVLVSLHRVDVDAVGLSDYGKAGNYFERQLGRWTSQYRASELQNIPAMNTLITWLEVNLPKDDGRVCLVHGDFRLDNMMFAKNSPVIIALLDWELSTLGHPFADLAYQCMQLRMPAGMGSIDGLKDIDRASLGIPTEEDYVAKYCQRMGIERIENWVFYLAFSFFRLAAIAQGVAKRAAEGNASNEHANKVGSFVEPLAKMALKVIETENK, encoded by the coding sequence ATGCCAAAAGTATTCTCTATTGATAACGTACAGCTTAATGATTATTTAGAACAACACGTTCAAGGCTTTAAAGGGCCAATTACATTAGACAAATTTACCGGTGGTCAATCAAATCCTACATATAAAGTCACCGCAACGTCGGGTGTGTACGTGTTACGTCGCCAACCACCTGGTAAATTATTAAAATCTGCTCATGCTGTCGACCGTGAATATCGGGTATTAAATGCGCTAAAAGATACTGATGTACCCGTTGCTAATGTCTATCACTTGTGTGAAGACACCAGCGTAATGGGTTCAATGTTCTATTTAATGGAATATTGCGATGGCACCGTTTACTGGAGTGCGTCTTTAGCTGAAATTGACACCAATGAACAACGTTCAACCATGTATGACGCCATGAATAAAGTGCTGGTTTCTCTGCATCGTGTCGATGTTGATGCTGTTGGTTTGTCTGATTACGGAAAAGCGGGCAATTACTTTGAACGTCAACTCGGTCGCTGGACATCACAATACCGCGCTTCAGAACTGCAAAATATACCCGCAATGAATACGTTAATAACATGGCTTGAAGTTAACTTACCTAAAGATGATGGTCGTGTTTGCTTAGTCCATGGTGATTTCCGGTTAGACAACATGATGTTTGCCAAAAATTCACCTGTCATTATCGCATTATTGGACTGGGAGCTATCTACACTAGGCCATCCATTTGCCGATTTAGCTTACCAATGTATGCAATTACGTATGCCTGCAGGCATGGGAAGTATTGACGGTTTAAAAGATATCGATCGCGCCAGTTTAGGCATTCCAACTGAAGAAGATTACGTGGCGAAATATTGCCAACGTATGGGAATAGAACGAATTGAAAACTGGGTGTTTTACTTAGCGTTTAGCTTTTTCCGCTTGGCTGCAATTGCTCAAGGTGTTGCTAAACGTGCTGCAGAAGGTAATGCATCTAATGAACATGCTAATAAAGTTGGCTCGTTCGTTGAACCGCTCGCAAAAATGGCCTTAAAAGTTATTGAAACAGAGAATAAATAG
- a CDS encoding SDR family NAD(P)-dependent oxidoreductase: MDPLLDFTGKVAVITGAAQGFGKLLAEELAKRGAKLVISDINEAGVHQVADAIAATGAEVVAMKCDVSKNESCKAMIDTAVEHFGCVDIGVNNAGIAHEFMPLHHIDESIMDSQFAINVKGVQFGMRHQIQQMLKQGEGAILNVSSMAGLGGAARGSAYSMAKHAVIGLTKTGAVEYGRENIRINAICPFFTLTPMVTNFADEEQQKKMARGAPMNRLGEPKEIVAVMLMMLSPSNTYMTGQCIAVDGGVSAF, encoded by the coding sequence ATGGATCCATTATTAGACTTTACTGGCAAAGTAGCCGTTATTACTGGCGCAGCCCAAGGTTTTGGTAAATTACTCGCAGAAGAATTGGCCAAACGCGGTGCTAAGTTAGTCATCAGTGACATTAACGAAGCTGGAGTACATCAAGTGGCTGATGCTATTGCGGCTACTGGTGCAGAGGTGGTCGCAATGAAATGCGATGTGTCTAAGAATGAATCCTGTAAAGCCATGATTGATACAGCTGTTGAGCATTTTGGTTGTGTGGATATTGGCGTTAACAATGCCGGCATCGCCCACGAGTTTATGCCACTACATCACATTGACGAATCTATCATGGACAGTCAGTTTGCGATTAATGTTAAAGGTGTGCAATTTGGTATGCGTCATCAAATACAGCAAATGCTTAAGCAAGGCGAGGGTGCCATCCTTAATGTCAGCTCAATGGCAGGTTTAGGTGGGGCTGCGCGAGGTAGTGCTTATTCAATGGCAAAACATGCTGTTATTGGTTTAACCAAAACCGGTGCAGTGGAATACGGCCGAGAAAATATTCGTATTAATGCAATTTGCCCATTCTTTACCTTAACGCCTATGGTGACAAACTTTGCTGACGAAGAACAGCAAAAGAAAATGGCCCGTGGCGCGCCAATGAATCGTTTAGGTGAACCAAAAGAAATCGTCGCGGTTATGCTAATGATGTTATCGCCAAGCAATACCTATATGACAGGACAATGTATTGCCGTTGATGGTGGTGTGTCAGCGTTTTAG